In Pseudobdellovibrio exovorus JSS, the genomic stretch ATGTCCTGAATCATTAAGTTCTGTAAAGTCGCACTGTTTTGTCCAGCGTCGAAACTGATGCGATCATTCAAAGCATCATTTTGTACACCGATTTGGAAGTCTAACGTTCCACCCATACCATTCAACAGTGGCGTCCCGTTGAATTGTGTCGTGTTCGCGATACGCTCGATCTCTTCTTTTAATTGTTGGTACTCAACATCTACTAAAGCTCTTTCACGATCACCGATAGTGTCAGAAGCTGCTTGGATTGATAACTCACGTAAACGAACTAACATATTTGAAACTTCGTTTAATCCACCCTCAGCGATTTGCACTAACGAGATACCATCATTAGCATTTCTGTTAGCTTGTTTGAATCCACGAATCTGTGCCTTTAAACTTTCTGAAATCGCCAGACCGGCAGCATCGTCTGATGATCTATTAATTCTATAACCTGATGACAAGCGAGCCATTGTAGTCGAGATATCATTGCTTAAACCGTAAAGGTTTTTTTGTGCGTTGATTGCCTGTACGTTTGTTGCGATTCTTAATCCCATAAATCCTCCCTGTTCTTTCTTCCTTGAAGCGCGCTATCCGTAGCTCGCTTTTGTTAACGCTGAAAGTCCTTTTTTCAGCGATTGTTTAAAAATCCATTTTGTGGGTCCGGCCTTTTGGGGACCGGACCCCCGTTCTTCCTCGCAGGAATTACGTTTCACATCAGCGTCGTCACTTGCACTGGCAAGAGTCCCTCAACATCATTACCCCTTATTTAAAAGAGCTAAGGCCTGTCCAGGTTGCTGGTTTGCTTGAGCCAAGATCGAAGTCGCGGCTTGTAGCATTATGTTATTTTTAGCTAACATCGAGCTTTCCTCTGCGATGTCCGTATCACGAACGCGAGAGTTAGCTGCAGCGATGTTCTCTATATTACTAGTCATGTTTTCAGCCGTTGTGATTAGACGGCTTTGGATCGCGCCGATACCAGCTCTTAAACTGCTGATTGCAGTCATAGCTTCATCAAGGCGACCGATTGCATCTTGTGCCATGTATTTATCAGACACATCGGTATGAGCGATTCCTAA encodes the following:
- a CDS encoding flagellin, coding for MGLRIATNVQAINAQKNLYGLSNDISTTMARLSSGYRINRSSDDAAGLAISESLKAQIRGFKQANRNANDGISLVQIAEGGLNEVSNMLVRLRELSIQAASDTIGDRERALVDVEYQQLKEEIERIANTTQFNGTPLLNGMGGTLDFQIGVQNDALNDRISFDAGQNSATLQNLMIQDISVLTKEQAQQSLSFLDEALSNVGASRANLGALQNRLVATSQGLATAEENFAAANSRIRDTDIAAESTALAKNNILMNAATSVLSQANTQQQLALKLLQS